The sequence CGGCCCTCTACGCTGGAAAGCTGTACGAAAAGGGCGGGGCGCCCGAGAGGGCGGCGGAATTGTACCGCCGAGCGGGACTGACCGAGCAAGCGGCGAGCCTGGCGGTGAAAGAGGGACGCTTTCGAGACGCGGCCGAGCTGCTACTGCGGGAGGAAAAACTCCAGGATGCAGCCGAGCTCTTCGAGAAGGCGGGCGAGGCGGAGCGCGCCGCGCTCCTGCTCGGCGAGATCGCCTTCCAGCAGGGTGACACGGCCGCGGCGGCGGCCAAGTTCCTCGAGGGGGGTGACAACCTCCGCGCCGCCGAGCTGTACGAGTCGGCGGGAAACCTCGAAGCGGCCGCGCGATGCTACGAACAGAGCGGCGCTCCCCTCCAGGCGGCGAACGTTTTCCTTCGCGCCAACAAGAAAAACGAGGCCGCCGCGATGTTCGAGCGAGGAGGCGACTTCGAGCAAGCCGCCAGACTCTACGAGGACATCGGGAACTTGTCGAAAGCGTCCGAGCTCTATGAGAAATCGGGCCAATTCTACGAGGCGGGCAAGCTGGCCCATGAACAGAATCACGCCGACCGTGCCATCCGGCTCCTCCAGCAGGTGGAATCGGACCACGAGCACTACGACTCGGCGACACTCATCCTGTCTCGCCTCTTCATCGACAAGGATCTCCCCGGGCTCGCGGTGGAAAAACTGAAGCGCCTGCTCGGGGACCAGCAGATTGGCGGCCAGAATCTCGGTCACTATTACTGGCTGGGTGTTGCTTATGAAACAATGGGCAAGCTCGACGAGGCCATCGATACATTTCGCAAGGTGATGACCGAGCGCTACGGCTATGGGGACGTGGAAGAGCGTATCGCGCGTTTGAGCTCTCCCGGGCCATCGAACATGCCACCGTCCGGGCCGACATCGTACGCCCCGGGACTCGCCGCGCTGCTACCCACCGCGGATCCCACGCCTCCACAAACGACGGGACGTGCCCCGGCGATGGCCACGGGATCCCCCCTCGAGCTCCTCGACGAGCTCGGAAGGGGACTCCTGGGGACGACCTACAGGGCCTTCGACAAACGCACCGAGAGCTCGGTCGTGGTGAAGATTCTCAGACGGGAACTGCTCCGCGACAAAGAGGTGGTACAGAGGTTCCTCACCGAAGCGAAAATCGCCCGCTCCCTCGACCATCCCGGCGTCGTGCGTCTGCTCGGACTCATCGAGGTCCAAGGCTCGCGGGCGGTCGTGACCGATTACGTGGAAGGCTTCGACCTGAAGAGGTTCCTAAAGAGGAGCAAGCGACTCAGCGTGAGGCAGGCCCTCGATCTCTTGACGACCCTTTCGCTCGCTCTCGGCTACGCTCACGAGAGGAACCTCATGCATCGAGATCTCAAACCCACCAATATCCTCGTGGGCAAAGGAGGGAAGCTCCGACTGAGTGGC comes from Vicinamibacteria bacterium and encodes:
- a CDS encoding protein kinase produces the protein MDIFLPAIVVVSIAWVVLPRVLGKLKGMGVWDRILDNVGGEKLRLMQFEREISRLKRKGDVVGAARLYEEAEWFPEAIQLFVEAEEYASAGSLYERLEQWEAAAETYLKAEDWKRAAQMYAKVGKPVEAAKLYEEHGQKIDAARLYAQGGLNEKAAAFYEDVSFFVQAAKCYEKIGDHVKAAENYEQHWAATSSLGGGGLISSGANQESKAALYAGKLYEKGGAPERAAELYRRAGLTEQAASLAVKEGRFRDAAELLLREEKLQDAAELFEKAGEAERAALLLGEIAFQQGDTAAAAAKFLEGGDNLRAAELYESAGNLEAAARCYEQSGAPLQAANVFLRANKKNEAAAMFERGGDFEQAARLYEDIGNLSKASELYEKSGQFYEAGKLAHEQNHADRAIRLLQQVESDHEHYDSATLILSRLFIDKDLPGLAVEKLKRLLGDQQIGGQNLGHYYWLGVAYETMGKLDEAIDTFRKVMTERYGYGDVEERIARLSSPGPSNMPPSGPTSYAPGLAALLPTADPTPPQTTGRAPAMATGSPLELLDELGRGLLGTTYRAFDKRTESSVVVKILRRELLRDKEVVQRFLTEAKIARSLDHPGVVRLLGLIEVQGSRAVVTDYVEGFDLKRFLKRSKRLSVRQALDLLTTLSLALGYAHERNLMHRDLKPTNILVGKGGKLRLSGLGFGALRLPQLGRADGYPSPEFLNGGLFDARADIYALGAVIFHALTGFNPENEALCTNGAPPQLRELVPDAPPQLELILARCLMKEPSQRFANASELASAAKSISN